The following are encoded in a window of Halosolutus halophilus genomic DNA:
- a CDS encoding glycosyltransferase family 2 protein encodes MELSVVVSTLNDREQLLSSLDALHEQTPTETEIIVVNGPSSDGTTGVVRDRPDVDVLVEISERNPNVSRNAGFEVASGDVVAFLGGEYVVERGWYEALADAIETDVDVVTGPLTSADGSVDGDEPVRTVAGRRVARVEADNAAFDRTVLEALDGFDEYLVADGARDCAHRVAGLGFDVAWTPAMAARSDVGADGGRADPDWGSTYRALAYRLTKNYGPRPVVLVRTIGSAVRDGAAGVRGILEGDETPTGWFADGTDVIKSSACGFRDGLRARFADRSTQRNPNGISTRHDRAVRIYDRR; translated from the coding sequence ATGGAGCTCTCGGTAGTGGTGTCGACGCTCAACGACCGAGAGCAGTTACTGTCCAGTCTCGACGCGCTCCACGAGCAGACGCCGACGGAGACGGAGATCATCGTGGTCAACGGCCCCTCCTCGGACGGGACGACCGGCGTCGTCCGGGATCGTCCCGACGTCGACGTTCTCGTCGAGATTTCCGAACGGAACCCGAACGTCTCGCGCAACGCCGGCTTCGAGGTCGCCTCGGGCGACGTCGTCGCCTTCCTCGGCGGCGAGTACGTCGTCGAACGGGGGTGGTACGAGGCCCTCGCGGACGCGATCGAGACCGACGTGGACGTCGTCACTGGCCCCCTCACGTCCGCCGACGGCTCCGTCGACGGCGACGAACCGGTCCGTACCGTCGCTGGCCGGCGCGTGGCCCGCGTCGAGGCCGACAACGCCGCGTTCGATCGGACCGTTCTCGAGGCGCTCGACGGGTTCGACGAGTACCTCGTGGCCGACGGCGCGCGAGACTGTGCCCATCGCGTGGCCGGTCTCGGGTTCGACGTCGCGTGGACGCCGGCGATGGCCGCCCGAAGCGACGTCGGGGCCGACGGTGGACGGGCGGATCCGGACTGGGGCAGCACCTACCGGGCGCTCGCCTACCGGCTGACGAAAAATTACGGGCCGCGACCCGTCGTCCTCGTGCGAACGATCGGCAGCGCCGTCCGTGACGGTGCCGCCGGCGTTCGCGGGATCCTCGAAGGCGACGAGACGCCGACGGGGTGGTTCGCCGACGGGACCGACGTCATCAAAAGCTCCGCCTGCGGGTTTCGGGACGGACTCCGTGCCCGGTTCGCCGATCGGTCGACCCAGCGTAATCCGAACGGCATCTCGACCCGCCACGATCGGGCGGTCCGGATCTACGACCGACGATAA
- a CDS encoding DUF7388 family protein: protein MTASSTVARVGLDAIALKPTECDVSGAASLPVETIAIDYEGREHLPDPDVLETLAAEAEAEVRVTTPVRADGFDPLGDASLIDDLSNSIGRVLVAGHPAYLTDAERARAVAPRLGTALEADPDAWVGTESVERIAMATGGTQYDLLSRTTERELRALRAAGFTGDIAVYAPTVLTDDEDAVLDAVGDYVARRQSVAAALPDGAPTDANAIGRAREVLLEAARDYALVGTEDAIREQTDALREAGATTIVGYPARGLDPLRS, encoded by the coding sequence TTGACCGCCTCGAGTACCGTCGCCCGCGTCGGACTGGACGCGATCGCCCTCAAGCCGACCGAGTGTGACGTCTCGGGGGCCGCGTCGCTCCCGGTCGAGACGATCGCGATCGACTACGAGGGCCGCGAGCACCTTCCGGACCCGGACGTGCTCGAGACGCTGGCAGCCGAGGCCGAGGCCGAGGTCCGGGTCACGACGCCGGTCCGGGCCGACGGCTTCGACCCGCTGGGCGATGCGTCCCTGATCGACGACCTCTCGAACTCGATCGGGCGCGTACTGGTGGCCGGCCACCCGGCCTACCTCACCGACGCGGAGCGGGCGCGGGCAGTCGCCCCGCGGCTCGGAACCGCGCTCGAGGCCGACCCGGACGCGTGGGTCGGCACCGAGAGCGTCGAACGGATCGCCATGGCGACCGGCGGGACCCAGTACGACCTCCTCTCGCGGACGACCGAGCGGGAACTCCGGGCGCTCCGGGCGGCCGGCTTCACTGGCGACATCGCGGTCTACGCGCCGACGGTGCTGACCGACGACGAGGACGCCGTGCTCGACGCCGTCGGCGACTACGTCGCGCGACGGCAGTCGGTCGCGGCCGCGCTCCCCGACGGTGCGCCGACCGACGCGAACGCGATCGGTCGCGCGCGGGAGGTCCTCCTCGAGGCTGCCCGGGACTACGCGCTGGTCGGAACCGAAGACGCGATCCGCGAACAGACGGACGCGCTCCGCGAGGCGGGTGCGACGACGATCGTCGGCTACCCGGCCCGCGGGCTCGACCCGCTTCGGTCCTGA
- a CDS encoding creatininase family protein, with protein sequence MTLLAERTTATAADALAAAEVGVLPVGSTEQHGPALALGMDHLAAEAFARSAADREDAVVLPTVPIGVSAHHRQFDGTLYVSPETFERYVTETIASLAEHGVRKVVVVNGHGGNTDALRRGARTLRDDRTAFAPPWNWWDSVGDVTDDLFDEEGGHADAMESSLLWYLHETLVDEDELAAAEEGASDAWGESVHGAALGFDTIDFSESGAVGRPTQADPEKGERVFEAARDQLHALLDWLADRPIDDCWPRDHR encoded by the coding sequence ATGACACTGCTCGCCGAACGCACGACGGCCACGGCAGCCGACGCACTCGCGGCGGCCGAGGTCGGCGTGCTTCCCGTCGGTAGTACCGAACAGCACGGACCGGCGTTAGCGCTCGGGATGGACCACCTGGCTGCCGAGGCGTTCGCCCGATCGGCGGCCGATCGCGAGGATGCCGTCGTCCTGCCGACGGTCCCGATCGGCGTCAGCGCCCACCACCGACAGTTCGACGGGACGCTGTACGTCTCCCCGGAGACGTTCGAACGCTACGTTACGGAGACGATCGCGAGTCTCGCCGAGCACGGCGTCCGGAAGGTCGTCGTCGTCAACGGCCACGGCGGGAACACGGACGCGCTGCGACGGGGCGCGCGAACCCTGCGTGACGATCGAACGGCCTTCGCGCCGCCGTGGAACTGGTGGGACAGCGTCGGCGACGTCACCGACGACCTGTTCGACGAGGAGGGCGGCCACGCGGACGCGATGGAATCGAGCCTGCTCTGGTACCTGCACGAGACCCTGGTCGACGAAGACGAACTCGCGGCCGCCGAGGAGGGCGCGAGCGACGCGTGGGGTGAGTCCGTCCACGGGGCCGCGCTCGGCTTCGACACGATCGACTTCTCCGAGAGTGGCGCGGTCGGTCGCCCGACGCAGGCCGATCCCGAGAAGGGTGAGCGGGTGTTCGAGGCCGCTCGCGACCAGTTGCACGCGTTGCTCGACTGGCTCGCCGACCGACCGATCGACGACTGCTGGCCCCGTGATCACCGATGA
- a CDS encoding MBL fold metallo-hydrolase — protein sequence MDVTRCIVPTSTRAPTGTTNAYLLGSDPAILVDPAARTDDLDRLVRDRAVEHVLVTHAHPDHVGGVDAYATETDATVWARDGRSDRFRNATGREPDRVFTPGTTITIGDERVTVRDAPGHAPDHVALEAGEAGPILCGDCAIREGSVVVGAPEGDMRAYLSTLRRLWAIDPPALHPGHGPAIDAPRETLERLLAHRSDRERRVLEAVDDGAKTLAEILDGAYEKDLTGVEDLARATVRAHLEKLAVEGRLAWDGERARVPTR from the coding sequence ATGGACGTCACTCGCTGTATCGTCCCGACGTCGACGCGTGCGCCGACCGGCACGACGAACGCCTACCTGCTCGGCTCCGATCCCGCCATCCTCGTCGATCCCGCGGCGCGAACCGACGACCTCGATCGGCTGGTTCGCGACCGCGCCGTCGAGCACGTGCTCGTGACGCACGCCCATCCGGACCACGTCGGCGGCGTCGACGCGTACGCGACGGAAACGGACGCGACCGTCTGGGCGCGGGACGGGCGGAGCGATCGATTCCGGAACGCGACCGGCCGTGAGCCCGATCGGGTCTTCACGCCGGGAACGACGATCACGATCGGCGACGAGCGAGTCACGGTCCGCGACGCACCCGGCCACGCGCCGGATCACGTCGCCCTCGAAGCGGGCGAGGCTGGCCCGATCCTGTGTGGCGACTGCGCGATTCGAGAGGGCAGCGTCGTCGTCGGCGCTCCCGAAGGGGACATGCGAGCGTACCTGAGTACTCTGCGCCGGCTCTGGGCGATCGACCCGCCCGCGCTCCATCCCGGTCACGGCCCCGCGATCGACGCCCCGAGAGAGACCCTCGAACGGTTGCTCGCTCACCGGAGCGATCGAGAACGGCGCGTACTGGAAGCGGTCGACGACGGCGCTAAAACGCTGGCCGAGATCCTCGACGGTGCGTACGAGAAGGACCTGACCGGCGTCGAAGATCTCGCGCGGGCGACCGTCCGCGCACACCTCGAGAAACTCGCCGTCGAGGGTCGTCTCGCGTGGGACGGAGAGCGCGCCCGCGTCCCCACCCGGTAG
- a CDS encoding YkgJ family cysteine cluster protein: MQTLEAELEAARALAVDDLADAIESIGFECTRCGACCKGHGEDEHTATVFPDEVRDLESTAEAYDWRDVARPMPYGLEERDGELEGETFEWALQTDGCGDCVFYEEDDGGTGACRAHDDRPLICRTYPFSVALAGTSQPMGEAVDEQGIVRAHECEGLGRDISRADAEDLAGALKERAIRELEEAIAVRDAYEPTDPAPGEVVVHDSEGAKRIDGTPIEE, translated from the coding sequence GTGCAAACGCTCGAAGCCGAACTCGAGGCGGCCCGCGCGCTCGCAGTCGACGATCTCGCCGACGCTATCGAGTCGATCGGCTTCGAGTGTACCCGCTGTGGGGCCTGCTGCAAAGGACACGGGGAGGACGAACACACGGCGACCGTGTTTCCGGACGAAGTCCGCGACCTCGAGTCCACAGCCGAAGCGTACGACTGGCGGGACGTCGCCCGCCCGATGCCGTACGGACTCGAGGAACGGGACGGCGAACTCGAGGGCGAGACCTTCGAGTGGGCGCTCCAGACCGACGGTTGCGGCGATTGCGTCTTCTACGAGGAAGACGACGGCGGAACTGGTGCCTGCCGCGCCCACGACGATCGGCCGCTGATCTGTCGGACGTATCCCTTCAGCGTCGCACTCGCGGGAACCAGCCAGCCGATGGGCGAGGCCGTCGACGAGCAGGGGATCGTCCGCGCACACGAGTGCGAGGGACTCGGACGTGACATCTCTCGTGCCGACGCCGAGGACCTCGCGGGCGCGCTGAAAGAGCGCGCGATCAGGGAACTCGAGGAGGCGATCGCCGTCCGGGACGCGTACGAACCCACCGATCCCGCCCCCGGCGAAGTCGTCGTTCACGACTCCGAAGGGGCGAAGCGAATCGATGGGACCCCGATCGAGGAGTAA
- a CDS encoding amidohydrolase family protein: MLELEHGFRIVDVYTQLPPDARSGEDAMTPDRLEREMHQAGITKAVVFPPATPETSYVAPNNGVARHSVDRPFVAVARINGTQQPDASATGRLRNAVSRRKDHHTTPEDVERYAYDDRFHGFVLDPGVDGYPDDDVLAVMDDVELPVLVSGGVDAPPDTLASMLLEHSFPVVVAHFGGHPLERSLMNGMIDLLTEYDDCYVETSFVRYRRELERALLEHPDRVLFGSGTPACHPNVAVMEILTLDVSEDKLWRVFSKNACRVIDALGPDPEIRP; encoded by the coding sequence ATGCTGGAGCTGGAGCACGGGTTTCGCATCGTCGACGTCTATACGCAGCTTCCGCCGGACGCGAGGTCCGGCGAGGACGCGATGACGCCCGATCGACTGGAGCGGGAGATGCACCAGGCCGGAATCACGAAGGCCGTCGTTTTCCCGCCCGCGACGCCGGAGACGAGCTACGTCGCGCCGAACAACGGAGTCGCCCGTCACAGCGTCGACCGGCCGTTCGTCGCCGTCGCCCGGATCAACGGCACCCAGCAGCCGGACGCGAGCGCGACCGGCCGCCTCCGCAACGCCGTGAGCCGCCGCAAGGACCACCACACGACGCCCGAGGACGTCGAGCGCTACGCCTACGACGATCGGTTTCACGGGTTCGTGCTCGATCCCGGCGTGGACGGCTACCCCGACGACGACGTCCTCGCCGTCATGGACGACGTCGAACTCCCGGTACTCGTCAGCGGCGGCGTCGACGCACCGCCCGACACCCTCGCGTCGATGCTGCTCGAGCACTCGTTCCCGGTCGTCGTCGCCCACTTCGGCGGCCACCCGCTCGAACGATCGCTCATGAACGGGATGATCGACCTGCTGACCGAGTACGACGACTGCTACGTCGAGACGAGTTTCGTCAGGTACCGCCGGGAACTCGAGCGCGCGCTCCTGGAACACCCCGATCGAGTCCTGTTCGGCAGCGGCACCCCAGCCTGTCACCCCAACGTCGCCGTCATGGAGATTCTCACGCTGGACGTCTCGGAGGACAAACTCTGGCGAGTCTTCTCGAAGAACGCCTGTCGCGTGATCGACGCGCTCGGACCGGACCCCGAAATTCGCCCGTGA
- a CDS encoding class I SAM-dependent methyltransferase → MKGQEWYQADDVAQEYDDKRFSRGGQLIDRREKEAVLDAIMPVEGQNVLEIACGTGRFTVMLAERGADVVGLDISAAMLQQGRQKVQNTDLAGTLEFLRGDAGRLPFPDDHFDIVIAMRFFHLADDPEAFLGEMRRVSSDQVVFDTFNRFSARSVYNWALPMGSRLYSKSEVATLLAKTDLTLVDVEDDFLAPYGLYRSIPNGLASPIRRLDTAIGGHPITDHFASVSYWNTRVRSPASN, encoded by the coding sequence GTGAAAGGACAGGAGTGGTACCAGGCCGACGACGTCGCTCAGGAGTACGACGACAAGCGATTCTCCCGTGGCGGACAGCTGATCGACCGCCGGGAGAAAGAAGCCGTCCTCGACGCGATCATGCCCGTCGAGGGACAGAACGTACTCGAAATCGCCTGTGGTACCGGGCGATTCACCGTCATGCTCGCGGAGCGCGGGGCCGACGTCGTGGGACTCGATATTTCGGCGGCGATGCTACAGCAGGGTCGCCAGAAGGTACAGAACACCGATCTCGCGGGAACGCTCGAGTTTCTCCGCGGTGACGCCGGACGGTTGCCCTTCCCGGACGATCACTTCGACATCGTCATCGCGATGCGGTTCTTCCACCTCGCGGACGATCCGGAGGCGTTCCTGGGCGAGATGCGCCGGGTATCGAGCGACCAGGTCGTCTTCGACACGTTCAACCGGTTCAGCGCTCGCAGCGTCTACAACTGGGCGCTGCCGATGGGATCGCGCCTCTACTCGAAGAGCGAGGTGGCCACGCTGCTGGCCAAGACGGACCTGACGCTCGTCGACGTGGAAGACGACTTCCTCGCCCCCTACGGACTCTACCGTTCGATTCCGAACGGACTCGCCTCGCCGATCAGACGGCTCGACACGGCCATCGGCGGGCACCCGATCACGGATCACTTCGCGTCCGTCTCGTACTGGAATACGCGCGTTCGATCGCCGGCCAGTAACTGA
- a CDS encoding enoyl-CoA hydratase/isomerase family protein, which yields MESVGTGLAAIDWNDRRADVYLSRPDKRNAMTVDLMRDLTAAFERVDEAEDVRAATLLGEGPVLSAGMDLTMMRDRVDPDSGIDRDVFPDLLETIEDLRQPVVAGIKRAAPAGAFELTLPCDFRIIGENARYGLLEVTLGTFPHGGGTQRLPRLIGLSKAKEIVLTGEFVDPEHAAEIGLVHEVCPDEDVDERTKAFADRLCENAPLGLEYGKRALNASLEMPLEGGLALERSLGHELDDTRDYREGFEARLEEREPEFRGE from the coding sequence ATGGAATCCGTTGGCACGGGACTCGCGGCGATCGACTGGAACGACCGACGTGCGGACGTCTACCTCTCGCGACCGGACAAGCGAAACGCGATGACCGTCGACCTCATGCGCGACCTCACCGCGGCGTTCGAGCGGGTCGACGAGGCCGAGGACGTGCGGGCCGCCACGCTACTCGGCGAGGGGCCGGTTCTCTCCGCGGGGATGGACCTCACCATGATGCGCGATCGGGTCGACCCCGACTCCGGGATCGACCGGGACGTCTTCCCGGACCTGCTCGAGACGATCGAGGACCTCCGACAGCCGGTCGTCGCCGGTATCAAACGCGCCGCGCCCGCGGGGGCGTTCGAACTCACGTTGCCCTGTGACTTCCGGATCATCGGCGAGAACGCCAGGTACGGGCTGCTCGAGGTCACGCTGGGCACGTTCCCTCACGGCGGCGGCACCCAGCGGCTCCCCCGGCTGATCGGCCTCTCGAAGGCCAAAGAGATCGTCCTCACCGGTGAGTTCGTCGATCCCGAGCACGCCGCCGAGATCGGGCTGGTCCACGAAGTCTGCCCCGACGAGGACGTCGACGAGCGAACGAAAGCGTTCGCCGATCGGCTCTGCGAGAACGCCCCGCTCGGGCTCGAGTACGGCAAACGCGCGCTCAATGCGTCCCTGGAGATGCCCCTCGAAGGGGGGCTGGCCCTGGAACGATCGCTCGGCCACGAACTGGACGACACCCGCGACTACCGCGAAGGGTTCGAGGCGCGACTCGAGGAACGAGAACCGGAGTTCCGCGGGGAATAA
- a CDS encoding Hsp20/alpha crystallin family protein — protein MSFKDLGTSVGNAVYRQIGRANGHLQNQRPLPVDVLENETSYLVVFDAPGAEPEDVQVRYLSGTVRTRIDRFRKFHEGYEMRFPGRGMALDGEAELPDDAVVDPDAGTARLSETGTLSIEIPKRSSIDAEDTEEVAATTTDDDSGTTEVTIDD, from the coding sequence GTGAGTTTCAAAGACCTCGGAACGTCCGTCGGAAACGCCGTCTACCGACAGATCGGCCGCGCGAACGGTCACCTCCAGAACCAGCGCCCGCTCCCCGTCGACGTCCTCGAGAACGAGACCTCCTATCTCGTCGTCTTCGACGCCCCCGGCGCCGAACCCGAAGACGTCCAGGTCCGATACCTCTCGGGTACCGTCCGGACCCGGATCGATCGGTTCCGCAAGTTCCACGAGGGATACGAGATGCGGTTCCCCGGTCGCGGGATGGCACTCGACGGTGAGGCCGAGTTGCCCGACGACGCGGTCGTCGACCCCGACGCCGGCACCGCCAGACTCTCCGAAACGGGCACGCTCAGCATCGAGATTCCGAAACGGTCGTCCATCGACGCCGAAGACACCGAGGAGGTAGCCGCCACGACCACCGACGACGACTCCGGAACCACGGAAGTCACCATCGACGACTAG
- a CDS encoding ArsR family transcriptional regulator produces the protein MSMSTAEDRAATAEEALSEDEYRDRLRELPPSAKLVAKVLEIDSPLSQGQLAEESLLPDRTVRYALNRLEDVGLVGSRYSFRDARKQVYYLKN, from the coding sequence ATGAGCATGAGTACCGCTGAGGATCGTGCCGCAACCGCCGAGGAGGCCCTCTCGGAAGACGAATACCGCGACCGCCTGCGTGAGTTGCCGCCGAGTGCGAAACTCGTCGCCAAGGTTCTCGAGATCGACTCGCCGCTCTCGCAGGGCCAACTCGCCGAGGAATCCCTGCTGCCCGACCGAACCGTCCGCTACGCGCTCAATCGGCTCGAGGACGTCGGTCTCGTCGGTTCCCGGTACAGTTTCCGGGACGCCCGGAAACAGGTCTACTACCTCAAGAACTGA
- a CDS encoding radical SAM protein, with the protein MTDPERLSVTIVDGYVDEPAHFGVPPYISTYPRYTAGALVDAGVPRERITYHTIDGLRDDPDRWRDVDEADLMIYLGGMTVPGKYVGGTPAEPDEVRKLAWTASGTSLMGGPVKFGVGDENAGATETERQDLDFDFVAKGDVEAAVHDLVESGLEGFNNRMRDVDEVSRWAQDGAFVVEQHPNHPDHLICELETSRGCAYRCSFCTEPLYGNPSFRPPPTVVSEVDALSSRGVKHFRIGRQADILAYGGDGEAPNPDALRSLYGGIREVAPDLETLHLDNMNPITIVNWPEESREGIRIIAEHNTPGDTAAFGLESADPIVQEENNLNVTAEECFEAVRIVNEEAGWRPGEDTADAPTFGPDAPRRLPKLLPGINLLHGLKGEREETYERNRKFLQRVYDEGYMLRRINIRQVMAFDGTDMSDTGAEIAQDHTKLFKRYKRQIREEIDQPMLERVAPPGTVLPDVHLEYHQDGRTFGRQLGTYPLLVGIPGERDLGRTIDVAVVDHGYRSVTAVPYPLDLNDASMDELTAIPGVGDRTAGDIVVNRPYESVTDADLTTEFDLTQFVTTRSLERAE; encoded by the coding sequence ATGACCGACCCCGAACGGCTCTCCGTGACGATCGTCGACGGCTACGTCGACGAGCCCGCACACTTCGGGGTGCCGCCGTACATTTCGACCTACCCGCGATACACGGCGGGTGCACTCGTCGACGCGGGCGTCCCCCGCGAGCGAATCACCTACCACACGATCGACGGCCTGCGCGACGACCCCGATCGGTGGCGCGACGTCGACGAGGCCGACCTCATGATCTACCTGGGCGGGATGACCGTGCCGGGCAAGTACGTCGGCGGGACTCCCGCAGAGCCGGACGAAGTCCGAAAGCTCGCCTGGACGGCGAGCGGAACGAGCCTGATGGGCGGCCCTGTCAAGTTCGGCGTCGGCGACGAGAACGCCGGTGCGACCGAGACCGAACGGCAGGACCTCGACTTCGACTTCGTCGCGAAGGGCGACGTGGAGGCAGCCGTCCACGACCTCGTCGAGAGCGGCCTCGAGGGGTTCAACAATCGGATGCGCGACGTCGACGAGGTGTCTCGGTGGGCCCAGGACGGCGCGTTTGTCGTCGAGCAACACCCGAACCACCCCGACCACCTGATCTGCGAACTCGAGACCTCGCGGGGCTGTGCCTACCGGTGTTCGTTCTGTACCGAACCGCTCTACGGCAACCCTTCGTTCCGGCCGCCGCCGACGGTCGTGAGCGAGGTCGACGCCCTCTCGAGTCGGGGCGTCAAACACTTCCGGATCGGCCGTCAGGCGGATATTCTGGCCTACGGCGGCGACGGCGAAGCGCCGAACCCGGACGCGTTGCGATCGCTCTACGGGGGCATCCGCGAGGTCGCGCCCGACCTCGAGACGCTCCATCTTGACAACATGAACCCGATCACGATCGTCAACTGGCCCGAGGAAAGCCGGGAAGGGATCCGGATCATCGCCGAGCACAACACGCCCGGCGATACGGCCGCGTTCGGGCTCGAATCCGCCGATCCGATCGTCCAGGAGGAGAACAACCTGAACGTCACCGCCGAGGAGTGTTTCGAGGCCGTTCGGATCGTCAACGAGGAGGCCGGCTGGCGCCCCGGTGAAGACACCGCGGACGCCCCGACCTTCGGCCCGGACGCCCCGCGTCGCCTCCCGAAACTCCTGCCCGGGATCAACCTCCTGCACGGCCTCAAGGGCGAACGCGAGGAAACCTACGAGCGGAACCGGAAGTTCCTCCAGCGCGTCTACGACGAGGGCTACATGCTCCGCCGGATAAACATCCGGCAGGTGATGGCCTTCGACGGCACCGACATGTCCGACACCGGCGCGGAAATCGCCCAAGACCACACGAAGCTGTTCAAACGCTACAAACGGCAGATCCGCGAGGAGATCGACCAGCCGATGCTCGAACGGGTCGCCCCGCCCGGAACGGTCCTCCCCGACGTCCACCTCGAGTACCACCAGGACGGGCGGACCTTCGGCCGCCAGCTCGGTACCTATCCGCTGCTGGTCGGAATCCCCGGCGAACGGGACCTCGGGCGCACCATCGACGTCGCGGTCGTCGATCACGGCTACCGATCCGTCACCGCCGTCCCCTATCCGCTCGACCTCAACGACGCCTCGATGGACGAACTCACCGCCATCCCCGGCGTCGGCGATCGTACCGCCGGCGACATCGTCGTCAACCGCCCCTACGAATCCGTTACCGACGCCGATCTCACCACCGAGTTCGACCTCACGCAGTTCGTAACGACCCGCTCGCTCGAGCGCGCTGAGTAA
- a CDS encoding NAD(P)/FAD-dependent oxidoreductase encodes MSDDQPELAVGADAFTREGAGLEVAVVGGGAVGATAAYDLAREGTDVTLYDRGSIASGASGRAAGVCYDAFAAPLDAEIASDAIERFRALSGDDTFPFVECPYVWLAREGDAGRADAIREQVRRMQEQGVVALEAGPDELADRFPAIETADVAVAGIAGAAGYTDPAKYTACLAAAADGAGATLATETPVAVRTDPPRVVHRTDGTVHEVDAVLVAAGARSKRLLADAGFPIAMKPYRVQALVAEADLAEPMVYDATGDFYLRPHPDGLLAGDGTETVEADPDAYDRDATPGFADGLVDRVAGRLSGVAPELDRAWAGLCTATPDRDPLVGELDAGLYVATGFQGHGFMRAPAIGERIASEILGGDGIDRFDPTRFEGDESFDIAAGMTIESNR; translated from the coding sequence ATGAGCGACGACCAACCCGAACTCGCCGTCGGTGCGGACGCGTTCACGCGGGAGGGTGCCGGACTCGAGGTGGCCGTCGTCGGCGGCGGTGCCGTCGGTGCGACGGCGGCCTACGACCTGGCGCGCGAGGGAACTGACGTCACGCTGTACGATCGCGGCTCGATCGCGAGCGGCGCGAGCGGCCGGGCGGCGGGCGTCTGCTACGATGCTTTCGCGGCCCCGCTCGACGCCGAGATCGCCAGTGACGCGATCGAGCGCTTTCGCGCCCTCTCGGGCGACGACACCTTCCCGTTCGTCGAGTGTCCCTACGTCTGGCTGGCCCGCGAGGGCGACGCCGGTCGGGCCGACGCGATCCGCGAGCAGGTCCGTCGAATGCAGGAACAGGGCGTCGTCGCCCTGGAGGCCGGCCCGGACGAACTCGCCGATCGGTTCCCCGCGATCGAGACGGCGGACGTCGCCGTCGCGGGGATTGCGGGCGCGGCGGGCTACACTGATCCCGCAAAGTACACCGCGTGTCTCGCCGCTGCGGCCGACGGGGCCGGCGCGACGCTCGCGACCGAGACGCCGGTCGCGGTTCGAACCGATCCGCCCCGCGTCGTCCACCGGACCGACGGAACGGTCCACGAGGTCGACGCAGTGCTCGTGGCCGCCGGCGCACGATCGAAACGGCTGCTCGCCGACGCCGGCTTCCCCATCGCGATGAAGCCCTACCGCGTCCAGGCGCTGGTCGCCGAGGCGGACCTCGCGGAACCGATGGTGTACGACGCGACCGGGGACTTCTACCTGCGACCCCACCCCGACGGCCTGCTCGCGGGCGACGGGACGGAGACGGTCGAGGCCGACCCCGACGCGTACGACCGCGACGCGACCCCGGGCTTCGCAGACGGACTCGTCGATCGCGTCGCGGGACGACTCTCGGGCGTCGCTCCTGAACTCGATCGGGCGTGGGCGGGGCTCTGTACCGCGACGCCGGATCGCGACCCGCTCGTCGGCGAACTCGACGCGGGGCTGTACGTCGCGACGGGATTCCAGGGCCACGGCTTCATGCGCGCGCCGGCGATCGGAGAGCGGATCGCGAGCGAGATCCTCGGCGGGGACGGGATCGATCGGTTCGACCCGACGCGGTTCGAGGGCGACGAGTCGTTCGATATCGCGGCGGGAATGACGATCGAGTCGAACCGCTAG
- a CDS encoding DUF7559 family protein codes for MPPTEEIVCTAEDCFLDLFENHYTYDVPEDLEVADLSCPVCGGTDCLEAVEL; via the coding sequence ATGCCACCGACAGAAGAGATCGTCTGTACCGCCGAGGACTGCTTTCTGGACCTGTTCGAGAACCACTACACCTACGACGTCCCGGAGGACCTCGAGGTCGCCGACCTCTCGTGTCCGGTGTGTGGCGGGACCGACTGTCTGGAGGCCGTCGAACTGTGA
- a CDS encoding TRAM domain-containing protein, whose amino-acid sequence MEISEKLLCLFSTDVSAEEDRYVIEVPRQEVETGDVDPGEVYRVALISRDESTDDGSAAPKPESAPSEPQPPVDVGETRYVEIEDIGKQGDGIARVERGYVIIVPGADVGERVKVEITEVKSNFAVGEIIEETF is encoded by the coding sequence GTGGAAATATCTGAAAAACTGCTGTGTCTGTTCAGTACGGACGTCTCGGCGGAGGAAGATCGGTACGTCATCGAGGTGCCGCGCCAGGAAGTCGAAACCGGCGACGTCGATCCCGGGGAAGTCTACCGCGTCGCGCTCATCTCGAGGGACGAGTCGACCGACGACGGATCGGCGGCGCCAAAGCCCGAGAGTGCACCGTCTGAGCCACAGCCACCGGTCGACGTCGGCGAAACACGCTACGTCGAGATCGAAGACATCGGCAAACAGGGCGACGGCATCGCGCGCGTCGAACGGGGGTACGTCATCATCGTTCCCGGTGCAGACGTCGGCGAACGCGTCAAGGTCGAGATCACCGAGGTCAAGTCCAACTTCGCCGTCGGCGAGATCATCGAGGAAACGTTCTAA